The Gemmatimonadaceae bacterium genome includes the window ACACGCTCGGTCAGCAACAATCGCGTCTCACCGTTGCTCCGCTCACGCGCGACGACGTCCACGAGTTGCTCACGGTCGTCGGTGCATTGGAAGGCATCGCGGCACATCATGCGGCCTCGCTCAGCACCGACGCGCGTTCAGTGCTGAGCAAAGCGCTGCGCGACGCGAACGCGGAGTTTCATCGTGCCGGCCGCGCCTCGCCGATCGATCATGAAGCATTGTACGATGCCGACGACACCTTCCATCGGCGCATCGTGGAGTCGGCGGCCGGGCCGCGGCTGCTCGGCTTGTACGAAGCCGTCAAGCCGCAGGCCGAACGCTACATCCGGATGTACATCAGCATGCTCACGGGCGACATCCGCAGCTCCGTCGCGGAGCATGACACGATCATTGCCGCGATCGGTGACGGGCGTAGCGACGACGCCGAACATGCCGTCGAGACGAATTGGCGGCACGCCGCCGATCGTTTGAGCCGCGTCATCGAGCTGGCGGGAGAGCGCGGGGCCTGGTGAGCGATGGAGCCGCCGCGGCGCATTCTCCTCGCCGACGCCGACGCATTTTTCGTCGCGGTCGCTCGGCTTGTCGATCCTGACGGTGCGGGTCGTGAGCCTTTGCTCATCGTCGGCGGAACGCGGGAAAGCCGCGGCGTCGTTTGCTCCGCCTCGTACGAAACGCGCAAATACGGCGTCCGCTCGGCGATGCCGATCTCACGCGCCCTCCGGCTCTGCCCCAATGCGGTGTGCGTGCCCGTGCCGCGAAAGGCCTGCTCGGAGAAGCACAAGGAGATTCGCGGTGTCCTCGAGCGCCACGCGCCGGCCGTCGAGGGCGCGAGCATCGACGAGTGGTATCTCGACCTCGGTGGGACGGAGGCGCTGTACCGTAACGAGGCGCTCGCCGACACGGCCGCGCGCATTCGCCGCGACGTCGTCGGCGAGACGGGAATTTCCGTTTCGTTCGGCGGCGGCACATCGAAGCTCATCGCGAAGCTTGCCGTCGAACACGCGAAGCCGCGCCCTGGAAACTCGGCGACCGGCGTCCACGTGGTGCCGGCAGGAAAAGAACACGAGTTCATGCACGTCATCGCCCTCGCCGAGATTCCACTGATCGGTCCGCGATTCCAGGATCGCCTCGCGCGGCTGGGAATGCGCACCGTACCGGACGTGCTGCAATACGACGAGGCGACGCTCGCGCAGTGGTTAGGCAAGCGCGAAGCGGCGTGGCTCTGCGCCCGCGTACGAGGCATCGACGGTACACACGTCGAAACGGATCTCGACGCGAAGAGCATCAGCCGCGACGAGACCTTCTCGGCCGACATCGACGACGACGCGGAGCTCCAGCACGAGCTACTCGCGTTGCTCACGCGCGCCGCGGCTGATCTCCGTGCCGACGGGATGGCCGCGCGAACGATTCGCGTGAAGATCCGCGACTGGGATTTCCGGACTCGTCAGGCAAGTCGGACCATCGATCGGCCCGTGATTGCCGACCGCGTCATGTTGAACGTCGCAACGAGTTTGTTGCGCAAGCTGCGCGCGGCGCGCCGCGTGCCCGCTCGTCTCCTCGGTGTGGCGCTGTCGTCGCTCGCGGTCGACGCGAGCGCCGATCAGCTCAACCTGTTCGACGCGATTGACAGCCGGATCGTCGAGACGGAGCGCGATCGGAAGGTCGCGCGCGTCGTCGATCGAGTTCGATCACGGTTTGGGGATAAGGGGATTTTGCCGGGTGGGCTCGTCTGATGGTTGGTGGTCGCTGGTCGTTGGGAGCTGGTGAATCATCAACTCCCAACCTCCAACCGCCAGCCACCAATCACGGTTGTTCGGAGCCCGTCCCGGCGGGATGGTGTGCCGCGGGACTGCCTGCCTGAATCACCGGCGCGGGATCGGCCGACTTCTGCATCGGCGTTAGGCGCGCCTGGATGAGGTACTTCAGTGGATCGACTGGCTCGCCACGTACCCGTACCTCGAAGTGCACGTGCGCGGCCGTCGAGAGACCGGACGACCCCACCAAAGCGATGACGTCGCCGAAGGAGACGAAGTCGCCGACTTTGACCTTCACGGCGCTGCAGTGTGCATAACGACTCGTCACACCGGCGCCGTGGTCCAGCTCCACCATCAAGCCGTCGCCGAGCTTTCGGCCGACGAAGATGACGCGTCCCGCAGCCGGCGCGGTGATGTTCGAGCCATACGGCGCGGCCACGTCGACGCCCTTATGCGGCCGGAAGATCCGGAGAATCGGATGCCAGCGCGAGCGCGAGAAGCGGCTCGTGATCGGACCCACCGCGGGCAGCGCGATCCCGCGCGCGGGACGCGCCAGCCCGACCTCGGTGACTCGTGCGCCGCTCCGACCGACGCTCTTCGCGTTATGCGCCCCCGACTCGTCTTCCGCATCGGGCACGTCGAGATCGGCGATGCTCTGGAGCGAGTCGGTGAGCGTGAGAATCATCTGATGCGCGTCCGCGAGCTCGTCCGCGGTCGCCGTGACCTGCAGCGAATCGCCGAACACCACGATGCCGAGTCCGGTCATCGTCAGTGTGCAGAGGCCGGCAATCGCAAGCGCAATTCGGACATGTCGACGCCGAATATGCACCGCGCGTGTTTTGCGCAGTGGATTCGGCGGGACAATGAGAATCGTCCATCCGGTCTGTCGTTTCGGGCGCTGCTTCGTCGCCATCGCCCAGTCTTACGCTTCGGAACCGGCGAGCGCCGTTGCGGGCGTCGGCATGGGCGCGCGCGCTTTCACTTTCGCGGGCCGCTCCTTTGCTGCCGGCGTTGACGTCACGGTAAGGCGTCCCTGGACGACGCATCCTTCCTGAATCATGATCGCGCCGGCATCGATGTCACCGGTGACGACGGCGCTCGGTTGCAACTCGATGCGCGTCGTGGCGGACACGTTGCCCTGCACGGATCCGCCAACGATCACTTCGCGCGCCGAGATGTCGCCGACGATGGTCGCGCCCTCGCCGACGACAACGACGTCGGCGCGACGAATCGACCCATCGAGTCGGCCGTCCACACGCAATGTGCCTTCGGTCTCGATGTCGCCGCGGACGGTGAGCTGCGCATCGAGCACGGAATACCCCGCGCTCGTGGCGGGAAGATTGGACGGATCGGTTCGGCGTTTCTTGAAGAGGCTCATCGAAAGTCCCGCGCGGTGAGAGGTGAAGCGATGAAACTCCGCGGATGAAACGAAAGCGACGCGGGCTTCGGTGTTCGACGTCGCGAACTCGGCCGGCGCGTGCGTTCTGTGTAGTGGACGACCACGCGCACTCGATGATTACACTGAATGGACACTCAATTTCACATTGCGCATCAACGTGAATTCATTCGAATTCACTGACAATTCGTAACGCTCGTATACTCGCGTGTCGCGAAATACGACGGCGGTGATCGCTCGCACATTTTCGTCTTACTGATTTCATCGCGCGCTGCGTCAGCGCGACTCGTTCGCGCGGCCGAATTGTCCGCGCCACATTTTTTTCACACATTGGAGTGCTTCTTTTCAGTATCGGTCATCCGCACCACAACCACACGTCGATCCGCCCTCGAGTCGAAACCCATGACCTTCGATCACCTTCTCGTCGCGACATCCGCGACCGGCGTCCGTACCATCACGCTCAATCGTCCCGAACGCCTCAATGCGGTGAATCCCCGCCTCGCGGACGAATTGCCCCGTGCGATCGACGACGCCGCGCGCGATGACGCTGTTCGCGTCGTCGTCATCACCGGCGCGGGTCGCGGCTTCTGCTCTGGGCTCGATCTGTCCGAGCCGCCACGATTGCCCGATGGCGATCTTCACGAGCGACTCGACCCGCTCGCGTGGGTCGGTCGTTGGGTCGTTGCGTGCGTGCAATGCGAGAAACCTCTCATCGCGGCAATCAATGGGTCGGCTGCCGGCGCGGGGTTCGGTCTCGCGCTTGCCACCGACATACGCCTGATCGCGCGGAGTGGGCGCGTCACCGCCGGCTACGTACGACGCGGCCTGAGTCCCGATGCTGGCGTGAGCTACACGTTGCCGCGCCTGGTCGGCCTCGCGCGAGCGAGCGAGATCATTCTCACCGGTCGTGATCTCGATGCGGACGAAGCACAACGAATCGGACTCGTCGCGGCCGTGTTCGACGACGCGACCTTTGGTGCCGATGCCATGGCGTACGCCGAGCGAGTCGCTGCCGGACCGCCGATCGCGTACGCGCTCACGAAGCGCCTGTTGTCCACGACGTTCGATGTCGCGCTCGAGGATCATCTCGCACGTGAGCTCACTTCGATCAAGGTGTGCTTTGCGTCACATGATGTCGCCGAGGCGATCCGCGCCTTCCAGGAGAAGCGGGCTGCGGTGTTTCGCGGAAGATGAGTCGACGATCACTTCGATCGTCGCACTGCGCTCTTTTTCTTTGCCGCCGGCTTGCGACGCGCCGCCGGCGATGCCCGCTTCTTCCCGGCGGCGATGTCGTCCATGGTCCTGCCGCTCACGACCGACGTCATCGCGTCCTCGACGATGTCTCGCGAGCTCGATGCGTACTCGTCACGATGCTTGATGAGCAGCCACTGCGGGCGTCCCGGACGCTTCATGCGCACCAACACCCAGCCGCCGCGCAGTCGCTCGCCGTTGAGCACGAATTTGAGATCACCGCGCGCGTAGCCCTCACGCAGCGCCTCGACGCCGCCATCGTTCTCCGCGTCGTACGTCCCGCGATCCCACAGCATGACCGTTCCGCCGCCGTACTCGCCTTGTGGGATCGTTCCCTCGAACGTGTTGTACTCGATCGGATGATCCTCGACCTCCATTGCTAGTCGGCGAACCGACGGATCGTAGCTGGGACCCTTGGGAACGGCCCAGCTCTTCATGACGCCGTCGAGCTCGAGGCGAAAATCGAAGTGCAACTGACTGGCCGCGTGCTTCTGTACGACGAAGTGCAGCGTCGGCGCTCGCTTCGCGCGCCGCACGCCGTGGCCGCCTGTGCTGCTCCTGGTTCCTCCGGCAGGCTCGCGTGTCTTGGTGAAATCGCGCTTGCGGCGATACTCGGTCAGCTTCTTCGTCCCCCCGCGTCGTGTCTTCGTCGCCATTGCTGCGCTCCTCGGGATCAGCGTGGTGCCGTGTACGCAGCGGGCAAGGGGCATGCCTTCCGAGCATGTTTCGCTAGTCTTCATTTCAACGTCGCGGTTCGCGCGACGATTGAACTGTCTTCCGGAGAATTCGTCGTGCGCCGCTTGCTTTTGTGTTGCGCAGTCGCCGTCGTCGCGGGCTGTCACGCGTCGTCGACTTCCTCGGCCGTCGCGCCCGCGTCCACGCCGCGCCCCGTCTCGTCCGCGCGATTCGACATCGCGTATCGTATCGCGATGCCGGATCCAACCGCGCATTTCTTCAACGTGACGATCGACGTCGCCAACATCACCGACGACGTCGTACGACTGCAGATGCCGGTGTGGTCGCCCGGCCGGTACGCACGATTCGATTTTGCACGCACCCTGCAGGACCTAACGATCACCGGACCCAATGGTGCTGCGCTGCAACCGGACCGTGAGAACGGATCGCTCTGGCGCGTGACGCTCGGCGGCGCTCGCTCGATGACGGTGCGTTATCGAGTGTTCGCGAACACTCTCTCGGGCACCTTCAGCGTGCTCGATACCGCGCACGCCAATTGGAACGGCGCCTCGGCGTTCCTGTACGTCGTGGATCACAAGCAGGATCCGGTAACGCTGCACGTTGATCTACCGGGCGGATGGCACATCGTAAACGGTGACGCGCGTGTGAACGACCAGACGGACTACCATTTCGAGAACTATGATCGCCTGATCGACACGCCGACCGAGGTCGCTCCGGCGCTCATGGTGGACACTTTCACGGTCGATGGCCGCATCTATCGAACGATGGTGCATCACAACGGTCCGTCGACGGCGCCGCAACGACGTCGCTTTGTCGGCGACGTCGAGAAGATCGTGCGCTACGAGAACTCGGTGTTCGGTCCACCGCCTCTCGAGATGTATACCTTCATCTTCAACATCGGCTACACGGGCGGTGATGGGATGGAGCACCTCTACTCCACTCAGATCATCAACAGAAATCCGTGGCGAGACCAGGACACTCCGCTTGCCGGGATCAGCACGGCGGCGCACGAATACTTCCACGTCTGGAACGTCAAGCGCGTTCGTCCCATCGCCCTCGGCCCATTCGACTACACACGCGAGCAATACCAGCCCAGTCTGTGGGTCGCGGAAGGATGGACGCAGTACTACGGCCAAGTGGCGCTGTACCGGGCAGGCGTGCTGCCGCCAGCGGGCTTCTATGCGATGGTCGCGAACTCGATCATACGATGGAATCTCGTCGACCCTGGACGCAAGGAAGTCTCGGCGCGCATGTCGTCATTCGAGGCACCGTTCTGGGACGGCGCACAACCTGGATACGCGGTGAATCCCGGGAGCTTCTTCAGCTACTACACAAAGGGCGCTGGGCTCGCGCTGTACTTCGACCTTCTCATTCGCTCACGAAGTCAGAACGCGCGCTCGCTCGACGACGCCTTTCGCAACCTCCGACATCTGAGCTGGGAACAGCCTAACGCCTCCTATTACTTGCAGGGACGCGGCTATACCGAGGACGACGTCGAGCACGCGGTGAGTGAGGCCGCGGGCACCGATCTACACGATTGGTTCACGCGGCACGTCGGAGGCGTCGAAGATCCCGACTTCGAGGAAGCACTGGGATGGGCCGGGCTGCGGCTCGTCCGTAGCGCGAATGATTGGACGATCGAGGAAATGCCGAACGCGACGCCGGCTCAACTGCGTGTCCGCGCTGGTTGGCTGGCCGGCAAATCCGGATCAGCTTGAACGGGCGGCTTCGCCACTACG containing:
- a CDS encoding polymer-forming cytoskeletal protein — protein: MSLFKKRRTDPSNLPATSAGYSVLDAQLTVRGDIETEGTLRVDGRLDGSIRRADVVVVGEGATIVGDISAREVIVGGSVQGNVSATTRIELQPSAVVTGDIDAGAIMIQEGCVVQGRLTVTSTPAAKERPAKVKARAPMPTPATALAGSEA
- a CDS encoding DNA polymerase ligase N-terminal domain-containing protein, whose protein sequence is MATKTRRGGTKKLTEYRRKRDFTKTREPAGGTRSSTGGHGVRRAKRAPTLHFVVQKHAASQLHFDFRLELDGVMKSWAVPKGPSYDPSVRRLAMEVEDHPIEYNTFEGTIPQGEYGGGTVMLWDRGTYDAENDGGVEALREGYARGDLKFVLNGERLRGGWVLVRMKRPGRPQWLLIKHRDEYASSSRDIVEDAMTSVVSGRTMDDIAAGKKRASPAARRKPAAKKKSAVRRSK
- a CDS encoding DNA polymerase IV, which gives rise to MEPPRRILLADADAFFVAVARLVDPDGAGREPLLIVGGTRESRGVVCSASYETRKYGVRSAMPISRALRLCPNAVCVPVPRKACSEKHKEIRGVLERHAPAVEGASIDEWYLDLGGTEALYRNEALADTAARIRRDVVGETGISVSFGGGTSKLIAKLAVEHAKPRPGNSATGVHVVPAGKEHEFMHVIALAEIPLIGPRFQDRLARLGMRTVPDVLQYDEATLAQWLGKREAAWLCARVRGIDGTHVETDLDAKSISRDETFSADIDDDAELQHELLALLTRAAADLRADGMAARTIRVKIRDWDFRTRQASRTIDRPVIADRVMLNVATSLLRKLRAARRVPARLLGVALSSLAVDASADQLNLFDAIDSRIVETERDRKVARVVDRVRSRFGDKGILPGGLV
- a CDS encoding enoyl-CoA hydratase-related protein, with amino-acid sequence MTFDHLLVATSATGVRTITLNRPERLNAVNPRLADELPRAIDDAARDDAVRVVVITGAGRGFCSGLDLSEPPRLPDGDLHERLDPLAWVGRWVVACVQCEKPLIAAINGSAAGAGFGLALATDIRLIARSGRVTAGYVRRGLSPDAGVSYTLPRLVGLARASEIILTGRDLDADEAQRIGLVAAVFDDATFGADAMAYAERVAAGPPIAYALTKRLLSTTFDVALEDHLARELTSIKVCFASHDVAEAIRAFQEKRAAVFRGR
- a CDS encoding M23 family metallopeptidase — protein: MATKQRPKRQTGWTILIVPPNPLRKTRAVHIRRRHVRIALAIAGLCTLTMTGLGIVVFGDSLQVTATADELADAHQMILTLTDSLQSIADLDVPDAEDESGAHNAKSVGRSGARVTEVGLARPARGIALPAVGPITSRFSRSRWHPILRIFRPHKGVDVAAPYGSNITAPAAGRVIFVGRKLGDGLMVELDHGAGVTSRYAHCSAVKVKVGDFVSFGDVIALVGSSGLSTAAHVHFEVRVRGEPVDPLKYLIQARLTPMQKSADPAPVIQAGSPAAHHPAGTGSEQP
- a CDS encoding GntR family transcriptional regulator yields the protein MSTRRKRGKAQTNLGEVATDEAIDAPHGSRPDQVYARLRELIVGGLLAPGNRIVETEIATRLGVSRTPVREALQRLLQEGYVIDTLGQQQSRLTVAPLTRDDVHELLTVVGALEGIAAHHAASLSTDARSVLSKALRDANAEFHRAGRASPIDHEALYDADDTFHRRIVESAAGPRLLGLYEAVKPQAERYIRMYISMLTGDIRSSVAEHDTIIAAIGDGRSDDAEHAVETNWRHAADRLSRVIELAGERGAW